One genomic region from Prochlorococcus marinus str. SB encodes:
- a CDS encoding methyltransferase family protein, with the protein MSKFQLKNFFKAAYDPMLVFLQFFIISLHFFQWEFLAQKQIIQASPFSYLLGILIIIIAFIIILVSIKDLGRNLSPFPRPTKNSNLVTTGIYRFMRHPMYYSLIFISIGVFLIKLTIYFLFLTISLALIIKFKIALEEKYLMNKFKNYLLYKNEVKV; encoded by the coding sequence ATGTCTAAATTTCAGTTAAAAAATTTTTTTAAAGCTGCTTATGATCCAATGCTTGTTTTTTTACAGTTCTTTATTATTAGTCTTCATTTTTTTCAATGGGAATTTCTGGCACAAAAACAAATAATTCAAGCAAGTCCTTTTTCTTATTTACTAGGTATTTTAATTATCATAATCGCTTTCATAATAATATTAGTTTCAATTAAAGACTTAGGTAGAAATTTATCCCCTTTCCCAAGACCTACAAAAAATAGCAATCTAGTTACTACAGGTATTTATCGATTTATGCGTCATCCTATGTACTATTCTTTAATATTTATTTCTATTGGAGTTTTTTTAATAAAATTAACTATTTATTTTTTATTTTTGACAATAAGTTTAGCTTTAATAATTAAATTTAAGATTGCCTTGGAAGAGAAATATTTAATGAATAAATTTAAGAATTACTTACTTTATAAAAATGAGGTCAAAGTTTAA
- a CDS encoding exodeoxyribonuclease V subunit gamma, which produces MLNLYKSNKIEVISELLAEELKICPPPINEKLEIVVPNYFLGNWLREQITIKNKISALYELKTISTYTESLLTNFFPAIDMSAWNFESIKWGIIDSLEELNSFKESFPLRNWINKYLDNKKTIDGDIYNLTKKITNNFIDYLIFRPEMISQWNRYEINSSNLFKNLNSDQFWQPILYKLLEEKISEKPSCLYMIEVIKNLRKIKKVQFQVPNQIYIFSDNNLSKLHINFYSELSKFIKVNLYLISPGEDLWNRINCLEGELEFDDNKSKSNLNNTNIERIFGKFGANFQKLIDENIYTEGINLKNNLIYFDPTTNFHNKKDIPLLNQIQKRLIDNNSVDFIVSERDDSILLCEHFNHNSQFEYLRNKIIEIINSCENIKYSDIAVLSPQTNLIKPYLRYIFNNELINGEKIPYFFIDEDNHDSSSIYEFLIDITEIASEKITLEKIDYILSKKVTQNIFDFNITEKDEIIFLLTQAGFHWGLDDKERLGEEKNTLDWCIKRITLGLIYDKEVNLSTFNLKPFSYKNISLDLNKWVKILIHLKKYINFLRGSFSYSNWVEKLKFILKSIANSNANFNLEISEINRILDNHAIPLIPDDLILLKVFREILISCINKAKYQSKSRINKILVSDIENSRHIPHKVIFLIDMNSVNYPKLPKSENINLLKNKYHLGDPSVFEREKYAFLELLIACRDKFIVTWVKNDKDNKKLDVSFPIKELISFFDSSLNQGQRELIIKDSDLNKNEIIDIDKSKIVKSNYSLIEDINWNEKKFDIKNYKLSELIYWFKTPQKYWLNKNDISPKEIFIHHPDEEYVSNLQKSQLISKIIQQVEIDNHNIFDDLNELNINDQLAENGIIMPKNSTFTKEKEIKELLISLSASLSKHKEINKIYVKLNANKEEYIIADDTVIELINAKLSFSHLTEAWIKLLFISSLKRNIKKTKVIFRTENNYKSQIIQSPGGSESNLILEDYINIFKNYSEKCLPIPPESAYKYVEAKIKSKNEKKAFIDKWIGNKIFFKGERDNIEMKMCFGNEREPDFFLGNNNFDKLSYRLYGPLIKALNK; this is translated from the coding sequence TTGCTCAATCTTTATAAGTCAAATAAAATTGAAGTAATTAGTGAGCTGTTAGCAGAGGAATTAAAAATATGTCCTCCGCCTATAAATGAGAAATTAGAAATAGTAGTCCCCAATTACTTTTTGGGGAATTGGTTACGTGAACAAATAACTATAAAAAACAAAATAAGTGCTCTTTATGAATTAAAGACAATATCAACTTATACCGAATCTTTATTGACAAATTTTTTCCCTGCAATTGATATGAGCGCGTGGAATTTTGAGTCAATTAAATGGGGCATTATTGATTCTTTGGAAGAATTAAATAGCTTTAAAGAATCATTTCCTCTTAGAAATTGGATTAATAAATATTTGGATAATAAAAAGACAATTGATGGAGACATATATAATCTGACAAAAAAGATCACGAATAATTTTATTGATTATCTGATTTTTAGACCTGAAATGATTTCTCAATGGAATAGATATGAAATTAATTCATCTAATCTATTTAAGAATTTAAACTCAGATCAATTTTGGCAACCTATTTTGTATAAATTATTAGAGGAAAAGATATCGGAAAAGCCATCATGTTTATACATGATTGAAGTAATAAAGAATTTAAGAAAAATTAAAAAAGTGCAATTTCAAGTACCAAATCAAATTTATATTTTTTCAGACAATAACTTATCTAAACTACATATAAATTTTTATTCAGAACTTTCAAAATTTATTAAGGTAAATTTATATTTAATATCTCCTGGAGAAGATTTATGGAATAGAATAAATTGTCTTGAAGGTGAGTTGGAATTTGATGATAATAAAAGTAAATCTAATTTAAATAATACAAATATAGAGAGAATATTTGGTAAATTTGGAGCAAACTTTCAGAAATTAATTGATGAAAATATTTATACAGAAGGTATAAATTTAAAAAATAATCTTATTTATTTCGATCCAACTACTAATTTTCATAATAAGAAAGATATTCCTCTTCTTAATCAAATTCAAAAAAGACTAATTGATAATAATAGCGTTGATTTTATAGTAAGTGAAAGGGATGATTCAATATTACTTTGTGAGCATTTTAATCATAATAGTCAATTTGAATATTTAAGAAATAAAATTATAGAAATAATAAATTCTTGCGAGAATATTAAATATAGTGATATTGCTGTTTTATCTCCACAAACTAATTTAATTAAACCTTATCTAAGGTACATATTTAATAATGAGTTAATTAATGGTGAAAAGATACCTTATTTTTTTATTGATGAGGATAATCATGACTCTTCAAGCATTTATGAATTTCTAATTGACATCACTGAAATAGCTAGTGAAAAAATTACACTTGAAAAAATAGATTATATTCTTTCGAAAAAAGTAACTCAGAACATTTTTGATTTTAATATTACTGAGAAGGATGAAATTATTTTCTTACTTACCCAAGCCGGGTTTCATTGGGGTTTAGATGATAAAGAAAGATTAGGTGAAGAGAAAAATACACTAGATTGGTGTATAAAAAGAATTACATTAGGCTTAATTTATGACAAAGAAGTAAATTTAAGTACTTTTAATTTAAAACCATTTAGCTATAAAAATATAAGTTTGGATTTGAATAAATGGGTTAAAATATTAATTCATTTAAAAAAATATATTAATTTTCTTAGAGGATCTTTTTCTTACTCGAATTGGGTAGAAAAGTTAAAGTTTATATTAAAAAGTATTGCTAATTCTAATGCAAATTTCAATTTAGAAATAAGTGAAATAAATAGAATTCTTGATAATCACGCAATACCTTTAATACCTGATGATCTTATCTTGTTAAAAGTTTTTAGAGAAATATTAATTTCTTGCATAAATAAAGCTAAATATCAAAGCAAATCACGTATCAACAAGATCCTTGTAAGTGATATTGAGAATTCAAGGCATATTCCACATAAGGTTATCTTCCTAATAGACATGAATAGCGTTAATTATCCAAAATTACCAAAGAGTGAAAATATTAATTTATTAAAAAACAAATATCATTTGGGTGATCCATCTGTTTTTGAAAGAGAGAAATATGCATTTCTGGAGTTGTTAATTGCCTGCAGAGATAAATTTATAGTTACTTGGGTAAAAAATGATAAAGATAATAAAAAATTAGATGTTTCTTTTCCTATAAAAGAGTTAATTTCTTTTTTTGATAGTTCCTTAAACCAAGGCCAAAGAGAATTAATAATTAAAGATTCTGATTTAAATAAAAATGAAATAATTGATATTGATAAATCTAAGATTGTTAAAAGTAATTATTCTTTAATAGAAGATATAAATTGGAATGAAAAAAAATTTGATATTAAAAATTACAAATTATCAGAACTGATTTATTGGTTTAAGACTCCACAAAAATATTGGCTTAATAAAAACGATATTTCACCCAAGGAAATATTTATTCATCATCCAGACGAGGAGTATGTAAGCAATCTGCAAAAGTCGCAACTAATTTCAAAAATAATCCAACAAGTAGAGATTGATAATCATAATATTTTTGATGATTTAAATGAATTAAATATTAATGATCAATTGGCTGAAAATGGTATTATTATGCCCAAAAATAGTACTTTTACAAAAGAAAAAGAAATCAAAGAATTATTAATCAGTCTATCTGCAAGTTTGAGTAAACATAAAGAGATTAATAAAATCTATGTTAAGTTAAATGCGAATAAAGAAGAATATATAATCGCTGATGACACCGTAATTGAATTAATTAATGCGAAGTTAAGTTTTAGTCATTTAACTGAGGCTTGGATAAAATTACTCTTTATTTCTTCTTTAAAGAGGAATATAAAAAAGACTAAAGTAATTTTTAGAACAGAAAATAATTATAAATCGCAAATTATTCAATCACCGGGAGGATCTGAATCAAATCTAATTTTGGAGGATTACATAAATATTTTTAAAAATTATTCTGAAAAATGTTTACCTATTCCACCAGAAAGTGCTTATAAATATGTAGAAGCAAAAATAAAATCAAAAAATGAAAAAAAAGCTTTTATAGATAAATGGATTGGTAATAAAATTTTTTTTAAAGGAGAAAGAGATAATATCGAAATGAAAATGTGTTTTGGTAATGAAAGAGAACCAGATTTTTTTCTTGGAAATAATAATTTTGATAAATTATCATACAGATTATATGGTCCTCTAATTAAAGCATTAAACAAATAA
- a CDS encoding MgPME-cyclase complex family protein: protein MTKYFFVAASEKFLTVEEPLDEILKERMRNYKENNKEIDFWLLKNPSFLQTAQFAELKAKIPSTPAVVLSTDKKFITFLKLRLEFVGVGEFECPNAEIIDPFKVD from the coding sequence ATGACAAAATATTTTTTCGTCGCGGCAAGTGAAAAGTTTTTAACAGTTGAAGAACCACTTGATGAAATTTTGAAAGAGAGGATGAGGAACTATAAAGAAAATAATAAAGAAATAGATTTTTGGCTCTTAAAAAATCCATCATTTTTACAAACCGCCCAATTTGCTGAGCTAAAAGCAAAAATTCCATCTACCCCAGCAGTTGTTTTATCGACTGATAAAAAATTTATAACTTTCTTAAAGCTTCGTTTAGAGTTTGTTGGTGTGGGGGAATTCGAATGTCCTAATGCAGAAATAATTGATCCATTTAAAGTTGATTAA
- a CDS encoding pyridoxine 5'-phosphate synthase, whose protein sequence is MATLGVNIDHIANVRQARKTVEPDPVQFAFLAELGGADSITVHLREDRRHIQDRDLFLLKETIKTKLNLEMAATEEMLEIAKKTLPDYVTLVPEKRQEVTTEGGLDVKSNVQYLKNFVENLKDSNIKVSAFIDPLGEQINFSKEIGFDFIELHTGKYAELSGSDQYKELQRIIESTHLANDLGLVVNAGHGLNYNNVKKIAAINNMNELNIGHSIVARALAIGLEKSVREMKSLITSN, encoded by the coding sequence ATGGCTACTTTAGGAGTAAATATTGATCATATTGCAAATGTAAGGCAAGCGAGGAAAACTGTGGAGCCTGACCCTGTGCAATTTGCTTTTTTAGCTGAATTAGGAGGTGCAGACTCCATAACAGTTCATCTAAGAGAAGATAGAAGGCATATACAAGATAGAGACTTATTCCTTCTAAAAGAGACTATAAAAACAAAACTCAATTTAGAGATGGCTGCTACTGAAGAAATGTTAGAAATTGCCAAAAAAACTCTTCCCGATTATGTAACTCTTGTACCCGAGAAAAGACAAGAAGTTACTACTGAAGGCGGGTTGGATGTAAAAAGTAATGTGCAATACCTTAAGAATTTTGTTGAAAATTTAAAGGATTCAAATATAAAAGTAAGTGCATTTATTGATCCTCTTGGTGAACAGATAAATTTTTCCAAAGAAATAGGTTTTGATTTTATTGAATTACATACTGGAAAATATGCTGAACTATCAGGATCTGATCAGTATAAAGAGCTCCAAAGGATTATAGAGTCTACACATTTAGCAAATGACCTTGGATTAGTTGTTAACGCTGGTCATGGCCTTAATTACAATAATGTAAAAAAAATTGCAGCAATTAACAATATGAACGAGTTAAACATCGGTCATAGTATTGTTGCAAGGGCTTTAGCGATAGGATTAGAAAAGTCTGTTCGTGAAATGAAGTCACTTATTACATCAAATTAA
- a CDS encoding lysophospholipid acyltransferase family protein, which translates to MFVTQDVVLRFFFRKKKILTNGYLIPINSSIILAPTHRSRWDGLILTMAMGRRVTKKDCRFMVTKSEMRGIQGWFLKRLGCFSINQLSPSLSALRYAIDLIEKGEQLVVFPEGKINRYGKKLVLKEGLCRLARLATKKTTSITIIPIGIAYSKIPPNFRGEFCLSFGKPIPINNYSSLTIKDFNKFLNEKMIQEEEKALKSVGR; encoded by the coding sequence ATGTTTGTTACCCAGGACGTTGTTTTGAGATTCTTTTTTAGAAAAAAGAAAATATTAACAAATGGTTATTTGATTCCCATAAATTCCTCTATCATTTTAGCTCCAACCCACAGATCAAGATGGGACGGCTTAATACTCACAATGGCAATGGGTAGAAGGGTAACAAAGAAGGATTGTAGATTTATGGTCACTAAATCCGAAATGAGAGGAATACAAGGTTGGTTTTTAAAAAGACTTGGATGTTTTTCAATAAATCAATTATCGCCATCTCTCTCAGCTTTAAGATATGCGATTGATCTTATAGAAAAAGGCGAACAATTAGTTGTTTTTCCCGAAGGAAAGATTAATAGATATGGAAAAAAATTAGTTCTCAAAGAGGGACTATGCAGATTAGCTAGATTAGCTACAAAAAAAACAACCTCTATTACTATAATTCCTATAGGAATTGCTTACAGCAAAATACCTCCAAACTTTAGGGGCGAATTTTGTTTATCTTTTGGAAAACCAATACCAATTAATAATTATTCAAGCCTTACTATTAAGGATTTTAATAAATTTCTAAATGAAAAAATGATTCAAGAGGAAGAAAAAGCATTAAAAAGTGTAGGTAGATGA
- a CDS encoding BolA/IbaG family iron-sulfur metabolism protein — MITKIEVINLITKKIPNSQVFVENLKGNDHLQVTVIASEFFGLSLVKQHQLVYSALKEELASEAIHALALKTETPN; from the coding sequence ATGATTACTAAAATAGAAGTTATTAACTTAATAACAAAAAAAATCCCTAATTCCCAAGTATTTGTTGAAAACCTAAAGGGAAATGATCATTTGCAAGTAACTGTAATCGCATCTGAATTCTTTGGATTATCATTAGTTAAACAACACCAGCTAGTATATTCTGCTTTGAAGGAAGAATTAGCTTCAGAGGCTATTCATGCACTGGCATTAAAAACAGAAACTCCAAATTGA
- the grxD gene encoding Grx4 family monothiol glutaredoxin → MDNLTKDKIQKLIESNPVMVFMKGTKLMPQCGFSNNVVQILNSLGVEFGSFDVLSDFAIREGIKEYSDWPTIPQVYLKGEFLGGSDILIEMYNSGSLKEKIEVELAS, encoded by the coding sequence ATGGACAACCTAACAAAAGATAAAATACAAAAACTGATTGAATCTAATCCAGTAATGGTTTTCATGAAAGGGACAAAATTAATGCCTCAATGCGGTTTTTCCAACAATGTAGTTCAAATATTAAATTCTTTAGGGGTAGAATTTGGTTCCTTTGATGTTTTAAGTGATTTCGCTATAAGAGAAGGTATCAAAGAATATTCAGATTGGCCAACAATTCCTCAAGTTTACTTAAAAGGAGAATTTCTTGGTGGATCAGACATTCTTATTGAGATGTACAACTCTGGATCTCTCAAAGAAAAAATAGAAGTTGAATTAGCGTCTTAA
- a CDS encoding DUF6761 family protein, giving the protein MTSFENPKAIRHFQSICDSCQDLVTRFHTPSDLKLYSDGYLQALRNCSSLEQKDQEKLERLIERWILDPSSFIDPDGDGNKGFFDKKRI; this is encoded by the coding sequence ATGACATCATTTGAAAACCCCAAAGCAATTCGTCACTTTCAGTCAATTTGCGATAGTTGCCAGGACTTAGTTACTCGTTTTCATACGCCATCTGATCTTAAATTATATAGTGATGGTTATCTCCAAGCATTAAGGAATTGCAGTAGTTTAGAGCAAAAGGATCAAGAGAAATTAGAAAGATTAATTGAAAGATGGATTTTAGATCCGTCAAGTTTTATTGATCCAGATGGAGATGGAAATAAAGGTTTTTTTGACAAAAAAAGGATTTAA
- a CDS encoding response regulator transcription factor: MQSTEQILASTPGSSQLPTSSQTPSRVLVVEPHPTLRTVLVQRLRQDGHLAAAVGTAAEAIDLCREQAPDLLVSAEILEQNTAMRLAQQLGSSVIVLTARSGVEALVNLLDEGADDVLRKPFGLEELAARCRTLLKRGRIGLQEKVEVGPLEVHLLLRQVTLSEKPVELSPREFALLCALLMPPGMVRSRQELLRMAWPPFSGGPRSVDTQVLTLRRKLEQAGLGEGGGITTVRQQGYRFSIDNI; the protein is encoded by the coding sequence ATGCAATCAACTGAGCAAATCTTAGCTTCAACTCCTGGCAGTTCACAATTGCCTACGAGCTCTCAAACTCCCTCAAGAGTTCTAGTTGTTGAACCTCACCCCACACTTAGAACAGTACTTGTGCAAAGGCTTCGCCAAGATGGCCATTTAGCTGCAGCAGTAGGTACAGCTGCAGAAGCTATTGACTTATGCAGAGAACAAGCACCTGACTTATTAGTTAGCGCAGAAATCCTAGAGCAGAATACTGCAATGAGATTAGCTCAACAACTTGGGTCTTCAGTCATAGTTTTAACGGCAAGATCAGGTGTTGAAGCATTAGTAAATCTTTTAGATGAAGGGGCAGATGATGTCCTCAGAAAACCTTTTGGACTTGAAGAGCTTGCAGCACGATGCAGAACACTCCTAAAAAGGGGAAGGATAGGATTACAAGAAAAAGTTGAGGTTGGACCTTTAGAGGTTCATCTTCTTTTGAGACAAGTTACTCTAAGCGAGAAGCCAGTAGAATTAAGTCCTAGGGAGTTTGCACTCCTTTGCGCTCTTTTAATGCCACCTGGGATGGTAAGAAGTCGTCAAGAGCTCTTAAGAATGGCCTGGCCGCCCTTCAGTGGTGGCCCAAGGTCTGTTGATACTCAAGTATTAACCCTGCGTAGGAAATTAGAGCAGGCTGGATTGGGAGAAGGAGGGGGAATAACCACTGTTAGACAACAAGGTTATAGATTCAGTATTGATAATATTTAA
- the crtH gene encoding carotenoid isomerase: MELNKENFDAIIIGSGIGGLVTASQLAAKGAQVLVLEKYIIPGGSGGSFKRKGYTFDVGASMIFGFGEKGYTNLLTRALKDVNEKCETIPDPVQLEYHLPHNFNISVDKNYEQFISKLSASFPNEKKGIKKFYDTCTSVFKCLDSMPLLSIEDPSYLFKVFFKSPLSCLGLARWLPANAGDVARKFIKDPELLRFIDIECFCWSVMPALKTPMINAGMVFTDRHAGGINYPKGGVGTIAEKFVSGIEKLGGKVRYKANVTEILLKDEKAVGVKLSNGEKIYSNIIVSNSTRWDTFGLKDNTKGLISSKNVPKSEYKWSETYKPSPSFVSIHLGVEKNLISDNFNCHHIIVDNWEELEREKGVIFVSIPTLLDSSLAPEGKHIVHAFTPSSMSEWEGLSRKEYLQKKEKYFSFLVEKISTILPNLEQNIDHKEIGTPKTHKKFLGRYEGSYGPIPSKKLLGLLPMPFNTTKIQNLYCVGDSCFPGQGLNAVAFSGYACAHKIGAKLNINSFKLPD; encoded by the coding sequence CAATTGGCGGCGAAAGGAGCTCAAGTATTGGTTCTTGAAAAATATATTATTCCAGGGGGAAGTGGAGGCTCTTTTAAGAGAAAAGGCTATACCTTTGATGTAGGGGCTTCAATGATTTTTGGATTTGGAGAGAAAGGCTATACCAATTTATTAACTCGTGCTTTGAAAGATGTAAATGAAAAATGCGAAACTATTCCCGATCCTGTTCAACTGGAATATCACTTACCACATAACTTTAATATTTCTGTAGATAAAAATTATGAGCAATTTATAAGCAAATTATCAGCTAGTTTCCCTAATGAAAAAAAAGGTATCAAGAAATTCTACGATACTTGTACAAGTGTATTTAAATGTTTAGACTCAATGCCTCTTTTATCAATAGAGGATCCAAGTTATCTTTTTAAAGTTTTCTTTAAATCTCCATTATCCTGTTTAGGGTTAGCTAGATGGTTGCCAGCAAATGCGGGAGATGTTGCAAGAAAGTTTATAAAAGATCCTGAACTTTTAAGATTTATCGATATCGAATGTTTTTGTTGGTCTGTAATGCCAGCTCTAAAAACCCCTATGATTAATGCGGGAATGGTATTTACAGATAGGCATGCTGGGGGGATAAATTATCCAAAAGGTGGCGTTGGAACCATAGCAGAGAAGTTTGTTTCTGGTATTGAAAAATTAGGAGGAAAAGTTAGATATAAAGCCAATGTGACAGAAATCCTCTTAAAGGATGAGAAAGCGGTAGGAGTTAAGCTCTCAAATGGGGAAAAGATATATTCAAACATTATTGTATCCAACTCCACTAGATGGGATACATTTGGATTAAAAGATAATACTAAAGGATTAATTTCGAGTAAAAACGTCCCAAAAAGTGAATATAAGTGGTCAGAAACTTATAAACCTTCACCTTCTTTTGTTTCGATTCACCTTGGAGTAGAAAAAAATCTAATATCCGATAATTTTAATTGTCATCATATAATCGTTGATAATTGGGAAGAATTAGAAAGAGAAAAGGGAGTTATTTTTGTTTCTATACCTACTTTGCTTGATTCTTCTTTAGCTCCAGAAGGTAAACATATCGTACATGCATTTACTCCTTCATCGATGAGTGAATGGGAAGGCCTATCAAGGAAAGAATATTTGCAAAAGAAAGAAAAATATTTTTCTTTTCTTGTTGAAAAAATATCGACTATTCTTCCTAATCTTGAACAAAATATTGATCACAAAGAAATTGGTACTCCCAAAACTCATAAAAAGTTTCTTGGAAGATATGAAGGTAGTTATGGGCCAATTCCCAGTAAAAAGTTGCTTGGACTTTTGCCCATGCCTTTCAACACTACAAAAATTCAAAACCTTTATTGTGTAGGGGATTCATGTTTCCCTGGCCAAGGCCTAAATGCAGTTGCTTTTAGTGGATACGCATGCGCTCACAAAATAGGTGCAAAGTTAAACATAAACAGTTTTAAATTGCCTGATTAA